TGGTGCATAATGGCATCGTTGAGAATTTCATCGAATTGCGTAGCGAGTTGGAAGCCGAAGGGGTTGAATTTAAGTCAGATACCGATACGGAGGTCATCGTTCATCTCGTCGAGCGGTATCTCTCCGCAGAACATGGTATTACCGAAGCTGTGCGTAAATCACTCAATCATTTGCGCGGGGCGCATGGCGTAGTTGTCATGTCTCGGCTGGAACCAGACAAGATTGTTGCCGCGCGCATTGGCAATGCTGGCGGTGTCGTGATTGGCCTGGGCGAAGGGGAGACCTACGTGGCCTCAGACCTACCCGCAATTTTGGAGCACACGCGGCGTATGATTTTTCTGGAATCACGCCAGATGGCGGTGGTCACGCGCCAGGGAGCACAGATCACCACCTTGGAGGGGCTGCCGCTCCCCCTGGATGTGCAGAATGTCCCCTGGGATCCGGTATCCGCTGAAAAGGGCGAATACCGCCATTTCATGCACAAAGAAATCCACGAGCAGGTGCGTTCGCTCACCGATACGATCGCTGGTCGGGTTGATTTTGAGGCCGGGCGCATCCGCCTGCCCGATCTCAATCTGACCCCGGAGTTGGCGCGCCGAATCAATAAAATTGTGATTACCGCCTGTGGAACGGCGGCTTATGCCGGGATGGTTGGCAAAGTACTCATCGAGCGCATCGCCCGCGTGCCCGTTGATGTAGAAATTGGCTCGGAGTTTCGCTATAGTGAGCCGATTGTCGGGCCGGATGATGTCGTGCTGGCGATCAGCCAATCGGGCGAGACGGCGGATACGCTGGCGGCGATGGAAGAAGGCCGCAAAAATGGGGCTATTTTATGGTCGATTGTGAATGCGATTGGCTCACAGGCCATGCGCATCGCTGATGGCTTTATCTCGATGCAAACCGGCCCAGAGATCGGCGTAGCCTCGACGAAAGCCTATACCGCGCCCCTGGTCGATTTGTATATGCTGGCAATTCTATTGGCCGATTTACGCGGCGTGATCGATGCGGACACGCGCAAAAAATTGGTCGCGGATTTACGCCTGATCCCCGATCTGGCCGGAAAATGCCTGGATCGGGAAGCGCAGGTTGAAAAAGTGGCTCAGGCGCTGGTTGACGCGCGTCACGCGCTTTATTTGGGGCGCGGCATTAATATGCCCACAGCCTATGAAGGCGCTTTGAAACTCAAAGAAATATCCTATATCCACGCCGAAGGGTATCCGGCGGGCGAGATGAAGCACGGCCCGATTGCGCTGATTGACAGCGAGATGCCGGTGGTGGTGATTGCGCCGCGCGACCCGTGGTATGAAAAGATGTTCAGCCAGATTGAGCAATCCAAAGCCCGCGGGGGGCGCGTGATTGCCGTGGCGACTGAAGGCGATGAACTTATTCCCCCGGTGGCGGATCAGGTGCTTTGGGTACCCGAAACCCCCTGGATGCTCAGCCCGGTGACCACCGTGATTCCGCTGCAAATGCTAGCCTACCATATCGCAGCTTTGCGCGGCCTGGATGTGGATCAGCCGCGTAATTTAGCCAAATCGGTGACAGTCGAGTAATTTTTCTTCTTCTAGATGCCGCCAGCAGTGAGCCTGGATAATGCGATTGTGTCAAGACGAAACAAGCCAGCTTTATATAGTTGGCTTGTTTCGATTCTGGCCGAAGCTGGATTGCGGGTAAGATGATTTCCCCGATATAATAGATAGGATAGGACTTGCGCAAAACGATGAAAAATATACCGAAAATAGAAGTGTCTTTTGCGAAAGTGCCTAAGCCCTGCAAAAGACATGAGAGTTCTTGTTTTTACAAATGAAAGCACTATCACAAAGGATTGTAGTGTATGGTAACAGAACATGAACGTAACCCCGGCGTAAAGCTGGATTTAGACTGGATCACTGGGACACAGGTCAATCGCAGCGCGGTAGAGCGGCGTACAGCCACGCTGCCCACGCGCCGCTCGGTGAAGAAAACCTGGCAGGCGGCCTGGTTATTGCGCGCAGTCACCTGTATCGACTTGACCACCCTGGCCGGTGATGATTCCCCGGGGCGTGTGCGCCGCCTGTGTGCCAAAGCGCGTCAACCCTTGCGCCCTGATTTGATCAAAGCGTTAGGCGTCGAAGATATGAATATCACCACCGGGGCTGTGTGTGTGTACCCGGCGATGGTGCCTTATGCTGTCGAGGCCTTGGACGGCACACAAATCCCGGTTGCTTCTGTGGCAACCGGATTCCCCACCGGCCTGACTCCGCTGCCGCAGCGAATCGCTGAAATCGAGCAGGCGGTGGTCGATGGCGCGCATGAGATTGATATTGTCATCACCCGTCATCATGTGCTGACCGGAAATTGGGCCGCGCTCTATGATGAGATTCAACAGTTCCGCGCCGCGTGCGGTGAAGCGCATATAAAAGCCATTTTGGGGGTTGGCGATCTGGCCACCTTGCAGCAAGTCTATCGCGCCAGCATGGTCGCCATGATGGCAGGCGCCGATTTTATCAAAACATCCACGGGCAAAGAAGGCGTCAACGCCACGCTCGAAAACAGCCTGGTGATGGTTCGCGCGGCACGTGATTATCTGGAGCGCACCGGCTACAAGATCGGTTTTAAGCCCGCTGGAGGCATCCAAACCGCCAAGCAGGCGCTGGCCTGGCAATTTCTGATGAAAGAAGAACTCGGCAACGATTGGCTCAAACCAGACCTGTTCCGCTTTGGCGCCAGCAGTCTGCTGACGGATCTTGAACGCCAACTTTCGCATTATGTCACCGGACGCTACGCCGCCCGCCACCACATGCCGATGGGCTAGGATAGGAGTACGCATTTATGGAACTCAAAGAGGTATTTGAAACAATGGCTTATGGTCCTGCTCCCGAATCGCCAGCCGCGGTCAACCAATGGTTGGATGACCATGAGCGGAAATTTGGTCTATTCATCAACAATCAATGGCTGACCTCCGAAGGGGCTGATTATTACCCCAGCTACAATCCGGCAACCGGCGAAAAACTGGCCGATACCATGCAAGCTGGTCAATCTGAGGTCGATGCCGCCGTCGCCGCGGCGCGCAAAGCCTACACAACCTGGAGTCAGACTCCGGGGGTAGCGCGCGCCCGCTATATGTATGCCATCGCCCGCAATATTCAAAAACACCATCGCTTGCTGGCGGTACTCGAAAGTATGGATAATGGCAAACCGATTCGTGAATCACGCGATATTGATGTGCCCCTGTTGGCGCGCCACTTTTACTACCATGCAGGCTGGGCGCAGCTTATGGAGAAAGAACTGCGCGACTACCAATCGGTAGGTGTCATCGGCCAAATTATCCCCTGGAATTTCCCGTTGCTCATGCTAGCCTGGAAGATTGCCCCGGCGATTGCGCTGGGCAACACCGTAGTGCTCAAACCAGCTTCGTACACCCGGCTTTCGGCGCTGCTATTTGCCGAAATCGTCGCCGAATCGGGCCTGCCGCCCGGTGTCGTCAATGTGGTCACAGGCAGTAGCAAGGCGGGCAGTATGCTCGTCGAACATCCCGATGTCGATAAAATTGCCTTCACCGGTTCAACTGATGTTGGCCGCATCCTGCGCCGCCAGACGGCAGGCACGGGCAAGAAAATATCACTGGAACTGGGCGGCAAGTCGCCGTTCCTGGTCTTTGATGATGCCGATCTGGATGGAGCTATCGAAGGCGTGGTCGATGCCATCTGGTTCAATCAGGGGCAGGTTTGCTGTGCCGGTTCACGCCTGTTGGTGCAAGAGAATATCGCCGAAGACTTCCTTACCCGTTTGAAAGCGCGCATGAATAAATTGCGTGTTGGCGATCCGCTGGATAAAGCCATTGATATGGGCGCGATTGTGCATCAATCGCAGTGGGATACAGTCGACGAGTGGGTGAAGGTTGGTGCCGCTGAAGGGGGCGACGTGTACCACGCCCAGGTGGATCTGCCCGAACAGGGCTGTTTCTACCCCCCCACATTGATCACCGGCCTCGACCCCGCGGCGGAGATTATGCAAGAAGAGATCTTTGGCCCGGTGCTGGTCTCAACGACTTTCCGCTCACCATCCGAAGCCATCGCCTTGGCGAACAACACCCGCTATGGTCTGGCGGCCAGCGTCTGGAGCGATAATATCAATCTGGCGCTGGATGTTGCCAGCAAGATCAAAGCTGGCTCGGTTTGGGTCAATTCGACCAATCTATTCGATGCCGCTTCGGGGTTTGGCGGCTACCGTGAGAGCGGTTTTGGCCGCGAAGGTGGCGAAGAAGGTCTGTACGAGTATCTACGCCCGGCCTGGCAAGCGCGTCCACAGCCCGCGGAAGAATTTGATGTTGAAACTGAGTGGGGCGGCACAACCCCTGCCCACCCCTTGATCCCCACAGGGAAAACCAGCAAAGCCACCCCCGGCATCGACCGTACCCCCAAGATGTATATCGGCGGGGCGCAAAAACGTCCCGATGGAGCCTATACCCGCGCGGTATTTGATCCGAAAGGCAAACTCATTGGGCAAGTTGGCGACGGCAATCGCAAAGACATCCGCAACGCCGTTGAAGCCGCTCACGCCGCCCATAGCGCCAAACCCGGCTGGGCGATGCGCCACGGGCACAACCGCGCGCAAATCCTGTACTTCATTGCCGAAAACCTGCACGCCCGCGCCGATGAATTTGCTGCTCGCCTGCGCGCAACGACCGGGCAAAGCGAAAAAGCAGCCCGCGCTGAAGTCGAAAAATCGATGGATCGTCTGTTTACCTACGCTGCTTGGGCCGACAAATATGGCGGCAGTGTGCAGGAAACCACGCTGCGTGGCATCACGGTGGGGGTCAATGGTCCGGTTGGTGTCATCGGTATCGCCTGCCCGGACGAATACCCGCTTTTAGGTTTCATCTCGTTGATGGCTCCGGCGATTGCCCGCGGCAACACTGTGGTCATGATCCCCAGCCAAAAATACCCCCTGAGCGCTGTAGACTTCTATCAGGTACTGGATACCTCTGATGTACCTGGCGGCGTGGTCAATATCGTCACCGGCGATTGCAATCATCTGACGAAAACCTTGATGGCGCATGAAGATGTGGACGCGTTGTGGTATTTTGGCACTGCCGCGGGCAGCTACCATGTGGAGCATGAATCCGCAACCAATATGAAACGCACCTGGACGAACTACGGCCAGCCGCGCGATTGGCTGAACGATGAACAGAGTGCGGGGCACGACTTCTTACACCACGCCACTCAGGTCAAAAATATCTGGGTGCCAACGGGGATGTAGAATTCCGTAACAGATTAAAAGTCCCCCGGTGTTGGTTGCCGGGGGATTCTCGAATACGATTTGGTAGGTGGTTAAATATCAGAAGCTCATTTCAGCCAAGAAATTGTAATGCCCTTTATTGAACAAGTTAATCACCATGCTACGGAATTAGAAAAGCGCACCGAAGAACTACACCGCATGGTCAACCTGATGGCCGGAAGTGAAGTGCGTATGGCCGAGTTGAAGAAAGCCATTAAGTGCTTGCGAGTACAGTTATCGGATGCTGGAATGACCTCGGTGGCCAACGATCCGCTGCTTGAAGAGCTGCGCTAGTTCAATCACACGGCTGACCCTCGCCGCACTCCCAGGCCTCACACCAGGTTTCGCCTTCTGCATTCCCATCAAATTGATTGTCTTTCAATTGGATGATGCTTTTATCTTCAATAGGGCACTGTCCCCAATTCCAGATTGAAATCCCGACAATATTACTGCGAAGCACATTTTCCTCAACCACATAGCCAAATGAATCGTTGGGGTATTGCACATCCTCATCGCTGAGCACAATCCCGGGCCCATGATTATTGGCAATCTGATTGCCGCGCAGAGTGATAGTATGCCCGCCATCCACCCAGATGCCGCCATCCCAGTAGTCGCCATTGGCATCGAGTTCGTTATCCTCAATGCGATTGTTTTCGACCAGGATGTCAACGCTGTCTTCTACCAGAATCCCGCCGCCGACGGTATCATGCACGTAATTCTCGCGAATGATGACGCGGGTATTGCCATAGGTGTTAATCCCCGTTCCCAGGGTGAACTCCTCCCAGCGTTCCTGGTTGGGTCCGTTATTAGCCGATTCATTGCCTTCAATGAGAATATTTTGCGCACCCAGCACATTCACACCAAAACCCTCGCCATCATGATCGGGGTCTGTGGATGCACGCCCGTTGGCGAAGAATTTATTATCTCTGATTGTGATGTCGGAACCCAACAGCACCAGCAGCCCCTCATCGGTATAGTTTCGGAATTCCAGACCTTCGATGATGATATTTTCACTTTCTACCAGGGCGATGCCCATTGTGCGTTTCGATTCGCCCTCTAGCACAGGGCGGCTGACTCCCTCGGTGTGGGCGCGAATGATAATTGGTTTGGTGCTGTCTCCGAAATCCCCCAGTATGACAGATTCGCGATACTCCCCTGGTAGAATCTCCAAGATTTGCCCCGGTCGTAGATTGCACATCGCCACGGCCAGCGTCCCCAAGGGGGAATCAATTGTCCCGGGGTTGGCGTCAACACCTTCGGGCGAGACAAAGATCACCTCACCGGGCAACGGCTGCGCCTCCTCACCGAGACATTCCACCCCGTTTTTAAAATGAATCCCCACCAGTCCGCCATCCCCGTTACAGGCTGGCGTGAAGACCATCACCAAAAGAAGCATGAATTGTGTGAAAAGTTTTGCTTTCACCGCGCACCTCCTGATTGTCAACTTCATCTATGATCATACCTGATTTTTCGATTAGAATAAAGCCATGCAACTCACTGTAACCGAGAGAAACTACGCCCGCAGCGCTGCAATTTTCAACGGACTTTCTGAAGCAGAATTTGATCGGGTACTGAATGCGGCAAGCTGTAAGCCATTGAATGCAGACGCGTTTTTTTTCATGGAAGAAGACCCTGCCGAAGCAGCGTTCGTGTTGATTGAAGGCAAAGTAAAACTGGCACAGGTTACTGTGCATGGGCAGCAGGTGATATTGGGGTATCTGATCCCAGGCCGCGTGTTTGGCATAATTGCGGTACTGAAGCGCATGAGCTATCCGGTTTCGGCGCAAGCGGTGGGGAAGTGCAGGGCGTTGGTGTGGGACCGCAAAACATTGAATCAATTGATGGAAGATTCACCGCGCATCGCGTTAAATGCGATGCGGATCATGGCGGGGCAAATTCGCGAGTTTCAGAACCGTGTGCGCGAATTATCTACGCAACAAGTAGAGCAGCGTATTGCGCGAGCCGTTTTACGGCTGGCGCGTCAATCGGGGCGAAAAATAGATGCGGGCGTAGTGATCGATTTGCCGCTCTCCCGGCAAGATTTGGCTGAAATGACGGGCACAACCATGTACACAGTCAGCCGGGTACTGAAAGAATGGTCATTACGAGGAATTGTGGATAGCAAGCGTCAGCAAGTGACAATTCTGGCTCCGCATGGATTGGTAGTTATCGCAGAAGATATTCCTTCTGTTGAGGGGCCAGGCAAAGTGGATGATGATATTTGTGATCTCTAGGGGTGTAATGCTGCTAATCGGCCTGATTTGATCCGAATATTGCGCTAGCGCAAAGACAAAGTAACCTGGCTTCAGTAGAATGATAGAAGCTTTTAAAATACAAACTCTACTGGAGGTTTTTGCCGTGAAAAAATATCTTTTTATTTTAATTTTCATATTTAGTTTAGGTGTTTTTGTCAGCGCATGTAGCTCGTCTTCGGGTGAACTTGACCCGGAAGAAGTTGTCATTGCCTTTCAGAGCGGTGGGTGCATCGCGTGCCACGTGATCCCGGGTATTCCGAATGCGAAGGGGGCGATTGGCCCAGACCTTTCTCACGCAGGTGTTGTGGCTGCCGAACGCATCCTGGCCGCGGATTATACCGGCACCGCTGAGACCACTGAAGATTTCTTGCGTGAAGCTGTCTTGGAGCCAGATGCCTACATCCCGACAGATTGTCCGGCTGGCCCTTGCCAACCCGGGCAGATGCCGGCAACATTCGATGATTTGTTGTCGAAAAAACAGATCAATCTCATTGTTCAGTATCTGGCGAGTCTTCCAGAAGGTGTGTCGGTGATGGGCGATGTGGGCGATGTAGGCATTGCTATGGTGGTGCCGACCCTGTCTGAAGACGAGTTTGATCATGCCACGCAAATATTCTTTGAGCGTTGTGCGGGTTGCCACGGTGTGCTGCGTAATGGCGCTACAGGCCCGGCATTGACGCCCGATAAAACTTTGCCGCAAGGCACAACTGCGCTGGCTTCGATCATATTCAACGGTACGCCGCGCGGTATGCCCGACTGGGGAAAACAAGGCACACTAACGGAAGAAGAAACTGATTTGATGGCAAGATTTATCCAGAACGAGCCGCCGCAGCCGCCCGAAATGTCTTTGGAGCAAATGCTGGCGACCTGGAAAGTGTTCGTGGAGCCAGAAGATCGTCCAACTTCGCCGCAGCACAATCGCAATTGGGAGAACTTCTTCGCTGTGACCTTGCGTGACGCGGGGCAGGTGGCGATTATTGATGGTGATACCTATGAAGTTGTAAACTACGTTAATACCGGTTATGCCGTTCATATCTCGCGTATGTCGGCGACAGGGCGGTATGTATTTACCATCGGACGTGATGGCAAACTGGCTCTGATCGATCTGTGGATGGAAGTCCCCGACAAAGTTGCCGAAGTGCAAACCTGCTATGATGCCCGCTCCGTTGAAACCAGTAAATATAATGGCGAAGAGGGTGATTTCACCGATAAATATGCTGTAGTGGGTTGCTACTGGCCGCCGCACTTTGTTATGATGGATGGCGAGACGCTTGAACCCTTCAAGGTAGTTAGCACCCGTAGTTACACTTATGACACTGAGGAATATCATCCTGAACCGCGAGTTGCCAGCATTGTCGCCTCGCACTTCAAACCGGAATGGATTATCAATGTTAAAGAAACCGGTCAGGTTTGGATGGTGAACTATGCTGACCCTGTTAATCCTTCGATCAAGATGATTGAAGGAGAGCGATTCTTGCATGATGGCGGCTGGGATTCGACAAAACGCTATTTCATGGTGGCGGCGAATCAGGCGAATACGATTGTAGTAATTGATGCCTTGGACGGTGATCTGGAAGCTCTTGTGGGTACTCCGGCAGTGCCGCATCCTGGGCGTGGCGCCAACTGGATTGACCCTGAATTTGGGCCAGTGTGGAGCACATCCCATCTGGGCGAAGGTTCGCTGATTGCCATTGGCACAGACCCCGAAAACAACCCTGATAGCGCCTGGCAGGTCGTACGCAATATTCCATTGCTGGGCGGGGGTGGTTTGTTTATCAAAACACATCCCAACAGTCAATGGATATGGGTAGATCATGTCTTGAACTCGGACGAAGCCATTCAGCGCACGATCTGTGTGATTGCCAAGGCAAATCCCACCGAAACCCATAAGTGTTGGGAAGTGGCCGATTATGGGCGCGCGGTGCATTTTGAATATAATATGGATGGCACCGAAGTGTGGGTCAGCGTGTGGGGAACGGCGGATATCCCGGGCAAGACTGGTGAGATTGTGATTTACGATGATGCTACGCTGGAAGAGGTTGCCCGTATCCCCGATCTCGTCACCCCAACGGGCAAGTTCAATGTCTATAACACGATTCATGATATTTACTAGAAATATTAAAGATTGCTAGAATCAAAAAAAATGTGCGCAGATTACGACTGCGCACATTTTTTCTGTAGGGTATAAAATGAATGATGGCATGATAAACTTGGGTATGTTCGTCGCCGATATTATGAGTACATGGCCACAAACTGTAAAGGTATTTCTTAAATATCGTATGACCTGTGTAGGCTGCCAGCTTTCAGAATTTGATACGCTAAAAGATGTTTTATTGAATTATGGATATTCTCCGGATAAAATTCTGACAGAATTAAACGCAGCCCTTCGCGACAATACACCTTCATCGGAAAGATAATCTATGACAGAAGATCAAATTTTGGACACGCTACGAAGCGTGATGGACCCCGAGGTTGGTATCAATATCGTTGATATGGGGCTGGTGTATTCGGTTGAGATAAAGCCCGAAGAAGTGTATATCCAGATTACCATGACCTCCCCAACTTGCCCCCTGCATGGTGTGATTACGCGTAATATGGATAAAATACTGCGGAGCACGTTCCCGGAGCTTGGCGCAATGACGATTGAGTTGGTGTGGAAGCCGCCCTGGACGCCGGATCGATTGTCAGCGGATGCAAAAAAACAGCTTGGGTGGAATTGACCGAGCACAAATAAAAGATAGTTTTTTCTTTCCGATGTGTAGCTTCTGCCCTTCGTGGTGATCATTTACTATTTTGTCTACAGGAGTATCGATGATGAATCCATTTTTTTATACTGAAGACCTGCGTGCGCTGTTGAACGAAATTCCCGCTGATAGTATCGTCAGCCGCACATATTATGAGAATGATGAAATAAAAGCGATCTTGTTCGGATTTGCGCCAGGGCAAGAACTTTCGGAGCATACTGCCGCACGACCTGCAATTTTGCATTTTTTGGAAGGCCAGGCCGACTTGACTCTGGGCGATGAGAAAAAGCTTGCCAGAGCGGGAACCTGGGTTCATATGCAACCCCATCTCCCCCATAGTATTGTTGCTAAGGAGCGTCTGGTGATGCTCTTGCTGCTGTTGTAATACAAGGCGCATGATGAAAACAAACTTATATCGTCTTCCCTTGATGCTAATTGCGCTGGTGATCTTGACCGCCGCGGCCTGGGCTGGGTTGATTCGTTTGGGGTGGCGTTTGCCCGCACTTCAACCTACCCTCGCGCTTAACCACGGCCCCTTGATGGTGGCGGGCTTCTTTGGGACGCTGATAAGTCTGGAACGTGCCGTTGCGATGGGCAAACGCTGGACGTATCTAAGCCCGTTGATGAGCGGTCTGGGTGGTTTGTTAGTAGCCTTTGGTGTGGATGGATTGGCCGGGCCAGTGTTGATTACATTGGGGAGTGTATGGCTGGTGTTGATCTTTGTGGTTGTGCTTCAACAACACTGGGCTGGATATACCGTGGTCATGGCCGGAGGCGCATTGGCTTTGTTTATTGGCAATCTGCTGTGGTTGCTGGGCTGGCCGGTGCATCAATTTGTACTGTGGTGGGCCGCTTTTCTCATCCTGACGATTGCTGGTGAGCGCCTGGAATTGAGCCGCATGGTTCAACTTTCGCGTCGTCGGCAGATTGGCTTTGCAGTTGTGACATTGATTTATGTGGCTGGTTTACTGGTGCTGCTCCCTGCCTGGGATTTAGGAGTCCGCATCACAGGGGTAGGAATGATTGGCCTGGCGCTTTGGCTACTGTTATATGATATTGCGCGCCGGACTGTCAAACAAACTGGCCTGACGCGTTTTATTGCCGTTTGCTTACTCAGTGGTTATGTCTGGCTGGGGGTATCGGGTGTTGTCGGCCTAATATATGGCGGTTTGCAGGCCGGACCTATTTACGATACGATGCTGCACGCCATCTTTTTGGGCTTTGTATTTGTGATGGTCTTCGGCCACGCGCCGATTATTTTCCCGGCTGTATTGGGTTTCGATATTGACTATAAGTCCTATTTCTATCTCCCGCTGATTTTGCTCCATGCTTCGTTGATACTGAGATTGGGAGGTGAAATGCTTGGCTGGGGCTGGGCGCGCGTGTGGGGTGGCTTGATGAATGAAATTGCAGTGCTACTGTATTTGGGGATGATCGCCCCGATAAAAATAGTCCGAAAAAAGGCATAGAGAATTTTTTACTCTATGCCTTTTTCGGACTTCTTCTGGCGGAGAGGGAGGGATTCGAACCCTCGATACCTTGCGGTATACGCGCTCTCCAGGCGCGCGCACTAGGCCAGACTATGCGACCTCTCCATATTTTTTTGTGATTGTGATCCCCTTTCAGCGGGCGGCATTATACCATAAACGCTACCCTGGGAATAGGATTTCTGAAAGCCCTGGAGCGAATTCCGCGACCATCTCTGATGAGAGCGCATTTTGTGAACAGATGGCTGCGTAGAGATCGGCGCTGGGGCGTTTGCGTCGTGCCTGGGTCTCGATATCCAGTTCCCATAGTCCAAAGCGCT
The sequence above is drawn from the Chloroflexota bacterium genome and encodes:
- the glmS gene encoding glutamine--fructose-6-phosphate transaminase (isomerizing), encoding MCGIVGYIGPQDATPIILSGLKRLEYRGYDSAGLAVLQDNQIEVRRDAGKLARLTALVGEAPLHGNIGIGHTRWATHGEPNARNAHPHMGMTGDVVLVHNGIVENFIELRSELEAEGVEFKSDTDTEVIVHLVERYLSAEHGITEAVRKSLNHLRGAHGVVVMSRLEPDKIVAARIGNAGGVVIGLGEGETYVASDLPAILEHTRRMIFLESRQMAVVTRQGAQITTLEGLPLPLDVQNVPWDPVSAEKGEYRHFMHKEIHEQVRSLTDTIAGRVDFEAGRIRLPDLNLTPELARRINKIVITACGTAAYAGMVGKVLIERIARVPVDVEIGSEFRYSEPIVGPDDVVLAISQSGETADTLAAMEEGRKNGAILWSIVNAIGSQAMRIADGFISMQTGPEIGVASTKAYTAPLVDLYMLAILLADLRGVIDADTRKKLVADLRLIPDLAGKCLDREAQVEKVAQALVDARHALYLGRGINMPTAYEGALKLKEISYIHAEGYPAGEMKHGPIALIDSEMPVVVIAPRDPWYEKMFSQIEQSKARGGRVIAVATEGDELIPPVADQVLWVPETPWMLSPVTTVIPLQMLAYHIAALRGLDVDQPRNLAKSVTVE
- the deoC gene encoding deoxyribose-phosphate aldolase, encoding MVTEHERNPGVKLDLDWITGTQVNRSAVERRTATLPTRRSVKKTWQAAWLLRAVTCIDLTTLAGDDSPGRVRRLCAKARQPLRPDLIKALGVEDMNITTGAVCVYPAMVPYAVEALDGTQIPVASVATGFPTGLTPLPQRIAEIEQAVVDGAHEIDIVITRHHVLTGNWAALYDEIQQFRAACGEAHIKAILGVGDLATLQQVYRASMVAMMAGADFIKTSTGKEGVNATLENSLVMVRAARDYLERTGYKIGFKPAGGIQTAKQALAWQFLMKEELGNDWLKPDLFRFGASSLLTDLERQLSHYVTGRYAARHHMPMG
- a CDS encoding aldehyde dehydrogenase family protein, whose translation is MELKEVFETMAYGPAPESPAAVNQWLDDHERKFGLFINNQWLTSEGADYYPSYNPATGEKLADTMQAGQSEVDAAVAAARKAYTTWSQTPGVARARYMYAIARNIQKHHRLLAVLESMDNGKPIRESRDIDVPLLARHFYYHAGWAQLMEKELRDYQSVGVIGQIIPWNFPLLMLAWKIAPAIALGNTVVLKPASYTRLSALLFAEIVAESGLPPGVVNVVTGSSKAGSMLVEHPDVDKIAFTGSTDVGRILRRQTAGTGKKISLELGGKSPFLVFDDADLDGAIEGVVDAIWFNQGQVCCAGSRLLVQENIAEDFLTRLKARMNKLRVGDPLDKAIDMGAIVHQSQWDTVDEWVKVGAAEGGDVYHAQVDLPEQGCFYPPTLITGLDPAAEIMQEEIFGPVLVSTTFRSPSEAIALANNTRYGLAASVWSDNINLALDVASKIKAGSVWVNSTNLFDAASGFGGYRESGFGREGGEEGLYEYLRPAWQARPQPAEEFDVETEWGGTTPAHPLIPTGKTSKATPGIDRTPKMYIGGAQKRPDGAYTRAVFDPKGKLIGQVGDGNRKDIRNAVEAAHAAHSAKPGWAMRHGHNRAQILYFIAENLHARADEFAARLRATTGQSEKAARAEVEKSMDRLFTYAAWADKYGGSVQETTLRGITVGVNGPVGVIGIACPDEYPLLGFISLMAPAIARGNTVVMIPSQKYPLSAVDFYQVLDTSDVPGGVVNIVTGDCNHLTKTLMAHEDVDALWYFGTAAGSYHVEHESATNMKRTWTNYGQPRDWLNDEQSAGHDFLHHATQVKNIWVPTGM
- a CDS encoding Crp/Fnr family transcriptional regulator, with the translated sequence MQLTVTERNYARSAAIFNGLSEAEFDRVLNAASCKPLNADAFFFMEEDPAEAAFVLIEGKVKLAQVTVHGQQVILGYLIPGRVFGIIAVLKRMSYPVSAQAVGKCRALVWDRKTLNQLMEDSPRIALNAMRIMAGQIREFQNRVRELSTQQVEQRIARAVLRLARQSGRKIDAGVVIDLPLSRQDLAEMTGTTMYTVSRVLKEWSLRGIVDSKRQQVTILAPHGLVVIAEDIPSVEGPGKVDDDICDL
- a CDS encoding nitrite reductase, whose protein sequence is MIEAFKIQTLLEVFAVKKYLFILIFIFSLGVFVSACSSSSGELDPEEVVIAFQSGGCIACHVIPGIPNAKGAIGPDLSHAGVVAAERILAADYTGTAETTEDFLREAVLEPDAYIPTDCPAGPCQPGQMPATFDDLLSKKQINLIVQYLASLPEGVSVMGDVGDVGIAMVVPTLSEDEFDHATQIFFERCAGCHGVLRNGATGPALTPDKTLPQGTTALASIIFNGTPRGMPDWGKQGTLTEEETDLMARFIQNEPPQPPEMSLEQMLATWKVFVEPEDRPTSPQHNRNWENFFAVTLRDAGQVAIIDGDTYEVVNYVNTGYAVHISRMSATGRYVFTIGRDGKLALIDLWMEVPDKVAEVQTCYDARSVETSKYNGEEGDFTDKYAVVGCYWPPHFVMMDGETLEPFKVVSTRSYTYDTEEYHPEPRVASIVASHFKPEWIINVKETGQVWMVNYADPVNPSIKMIEGERFLHDGGWDSTKRYFMVAANQANTIVVIDALDGDLEALVGTPAVPHPGRGANWIDPEFGPVWSTSHLGEGSLIAIGTDPENNPDSAWQVVRNIPLLGGGGLFIKTHPNSQWIWVDHVLNSDEAIQRTICVIAKANPTETHKCWEVADYGRAVHFEYNMDGTEVWVSVWGTADIPGKTGEIVIYDDATLEEVARIPDLVTPTGKFNVYNTIHDIY
- a CDS encoding DUF1858 domain-containing protein, whose translation is MNDGMINLGMFVADIMSTWPQTVKVFLKYRMTCVGCQLSEFDTLKDVLLNYGYSPDKILTELNAALRDNTPSSER
- a CDS encoding metal-sulfur cluster assembly factor, with amino-acid sequence MTEDQILDTLRSVMDPEVGINIVDMGLVYSVEIKPEEVYIQITMTSPTCPLHGVITRNMDKILRSTFPELGAMTIELVWKPPWTPDRLSADAKKQLGWN
- a CDS encoding cupin domain-containing protein, translated to MNPFFYTEDLRALLNEIPADSIVSRTYYENDEIKAILFGFAPGQELSEHTAARPAILHFLEGQADLTLGDEKKLARAGTWVHMQPHLPHSIVAKERLVMLLLLL